Below is a genomic region from Telmatobacter sp. DSM 110680.
GGGCGTAGCTGAAGACATCGCTCTTTTTCTGCGGGCGCAGGTTGGGGAAGACGAAGTGTTCGCGGCGAACTTCTTCGCGGACAAATCCGCATTTTTCCAGCACGTGCGCCGAGGTGGTGTGCTCGGCGTGGCAGATTGCTTCGAGCCGCTCGACGCCGGTTTGGCGCGCCACGTCGACCATCGCTTCCAGAGCTTCCGTGGCGTAGCCCTGTCCCCACGCGTCTCTGGCAAAGACATAACCCGTCACGGCGCGCGTGGCGCTCTTGTAGAAGAGCCCAGTGCTCCCTACGATTTCTTCGTTAGCGCCGTTTTCCCGGGTCATCACAAGGTAGGGCCCTGCCGGCCAACGTTGCCACTCGTCGTCGCTCATCGCG
It encodes:
- a CDS encoding GNAT family N-acetyltransferase; this encodes MESNAKAVKASEKIETARLLLRRPKPSDAQSVFHRYASDSEVTRYLSWPTHRSVADTLAFIAMSDDEWQRWPAGPYLVMTRENGANEEIVGSTGLFYKSATRAVTGYVFARDAWGQGYATEALEAMVDVARQTGVERLEAICHAEHTTSAHVLEKCGFVREEVRREHFVFPNLRPQKKSDVFSYARSFE